The following coding sequences are from one Oncorhynchus clarkii lewisi isolate Uvic-CL-2024 chromosome 20, UVic_Ocla_1.0, whole genome shotgun sequence window:
- the LOC139376331 gene encoding NADH dehydrogenase [ubiquinone] 1 alpha subcomplex subunit 13-like isoform X1: MAASKVKQDMPPPGGYGPVDYKRNLPKRGLSGYSMLTIGVGVMCFGYWRLFKWNRERRRLQIEELEARIALLPLLQAEQDRRQLRMLRENLEEEAVVMKGVSGWKARMSSTQTAGWPPSQRSCLTFDPVKSFSTSALASCGTCSRTPVQLCTPQLPYQPQPVPF, encoded by the exons ATGGCGGCGTCCAAGGTGAAGCAGGACATGCCTCCTCCTGGAGGTTATGGCCCTGTCGACTATAAGAGAAATCTCCCGAAACGGGGACTTTCTG GGTATAGCATGCTCACCATTGGAGTTGGTGTCATGTGTTTCGGTTATTGGAGACTCTTCAaatggaacagggagaggag GCGGTTGCAGATTGAGGAGCTGGAAGCGAGGATAGCTCTTCTGCCTTTGCTGCAAGCAGAGCAGGACCGGAg gcAACTACGGATGCTGAGGGAGAATCTGGAGGAGGAAGCAGTTGTAATGAAAGGTGTCTCCGGCTGGAAG GCGAGAATGTCTTCCACACAGACCGCTGGGTGGCCCCCCTCACAGAGGAGCTGTTTAACCTTCGACCCCGTGAAGAGCTTCTCCACAAGCGCTTTGGCTTCCTGTGGTACGTGTAGCCGCACCCCAGTCCAACTGTGTACACCTCAGCTACCATACCAGCCACAGCCAGTACCCTTTTGA
- the LOC139376331 gene encoding NADH dehydrogenase [ubiquinone] 1 alpha subcomplex subunit 13-like isoform X2: protein MAASKVKQDMPPPGGYGPVDYKRNLPKRGLSGYSMLTIGVGVMCFGYWRLFKWNRERRRLQIEELEARIALLPLLQAEQDRRQLRMLRENLEEEAVVMKGVSGWKVGENVFHTDRWVAPLTEELFNLRPREELLHKRFGFLWYV from the exons ATGGCGGCGTCCAAGGTGAAGCAGGACATGCCTCCTCCTGGAGGTTATGGCCCTGTCGACTATAAGAGAAATCTCCCGAAACGGGGACTTTCTG GGTATAGCATGCTCACCATTGGAGTTGGTGTCATGTGTTTCGGTTATTGGAGACTCTTCAaatggaacagggagaggag GCGGTTGCAGATTGAGGAGCTGGAAGCGAGGATAGCTCTTCTGCCTTTGCTGCAAGCAGAGCAGGACCGGAg gcAACTACGGATGCTGAGGGAGAATCTGGAGGAGGAAGCAGTTGTAATGAAAGGTGTCTCCGGCTGGAAG GTAGGCGAGAATGTCTTCCACACAGACCGCTGGGTGGCCCCCCTCACAGAGGAGCTGTTTAACCTTCGACCCCGTGAAGAGCTTCTCCACAAGCGCTTTGGCTTCCTGTGGTACGTGTAG